A single window of Acinetobacter wuhouensis DNA harbors:
- a CDS encoding heavy-metal-associated domain-containing protein, with product MKMKLLIENMTCGGCARGVTATIQDVDANAKVEVDLASKIVTVDTTASTDQITVALAEDGFPAKVQ from the coding sequence GTGAAAATGAAATTATTGATTGAAAATATGACCTGTGGCGGTTGCGCACGTGGTGTAACTGCAACCATTCAAGATGTCGATGCCAATGCTAAAGTTGAAGTAGATTTGGCAAGTAAAATTGTCACTGTAGATACCACTGCAAGTACTGATCAAATTACTGTAGCTTTAGCAGAAGATGGTTTCCCTGCCAAAGTTCAGTAA
- a CDS encoding coniferyl aldehyde dehydrogenase: MGLPLQDHGNGQENSISSNHLQQIFNQQRVAFDAFPYPDASYRQNKLKQLKQQIIRYQDVIATAINQDFGMRSVDESKITDLMGSLLETSHAISHVKRWMKPSKRHTELLFMTNSLQVQYQPKGIVGVIVPWNFPVYLALGPLAAALAAGNRVMMKLSEFTPKTNAVVRKMLAEIFDENEVAVFGEEISNPSEFTSLPFNHIVFTGSPAVGHIVMRTAAENLTPVTLELGGKSPALVTQNYPIAEAAKRIIHGKTTNAGQICVSPDYALVPKQHVDEFVNACKANFQAMFGDNIQENTDYTSIINERHFQRIQSILADAKAKGAQIISCAEYDSTQTGRRVPVQLVLNCTADMRILQEELFGPVLPIIAYDSLDDALQYIKAHERPLALYCFSHDSSELDFILKNTHSGGVTVNDWGWHVVNHDAPFGGIGNSGMGTYHGVEGFRELSHAKTVLKRHRFFPTQLFYPPYGTWIQKLMIGYFLKKGDPNLKE; the protein is encoded by the coding sequence ATGGGACTTCCTCTACAAGACCATGGGAATGGTCAAGAAAATAGCATCTCATCCAATCACTTACAGCAGATATTTAATCAGCAACGCGTTGCATTTGATGCATTTCCCTACCCAGATGCAAGCTACCGTCAAAATAAGTTAAAGCAACTTAAGCAACAAATTATCCGTTATCAAGATGTTATTGCGACGGCGATTAATCAAGATTTTGGTATGCGTTCTGTCGATGAGTCAAAGATTACTGATCTTATGGGCTCACTCTTAGAAACATCGCATGCGATTAGCCATGTTAAACGTTGGATGAAACCAAGTAAGCGCCATACTGAATTATTATTTATGACCAATAGTCTACAAGTTCAGTATCAACCCAAAGGGATTGTTGGCGTGATTGTGCCATGGAACTTCCCTGTTTATTTGGCGCTAGGGCCTCTAGCCGCTGCATTGGCTGCGGGTAATCGTGTGATGATGAAGCTTTCAGAATTTACACCGAAGACCAATGCTGTTGTTCGTAAGATGCTCGCTGAAATTTTTGATGAAAATGAAGTGGCTGTATTTGGCGAAGAAATTAGCAATCCATCGGAATTCACCTCTTTACCGTTTAACCATATCGTGTTTACAGGTTCGCCCGCTGTCGGACATATTGTGATGCGTACAGCAGCTGAAAACCTCACCCCTGTAACTTTGGAATTGGGTGGCAAATCTCCTGCACTTGTTACGCAAAATTACCCAATCGCTGAAGCTGCAAAGCGTATTATTCATGGTAAAACGACCAATGCAGGACAAATTTGTGTATCACCAGACTATGCTTTAGTGCCAAAACAGCATGTCGATGAATTTGTTAATGCATGTAAAGCCAATTTTCAGGCAATGTTTGGTGATAATATTCAGGAAAATACTGATTATACCTCAATCATCAATGAACGCCATTTTCAAAGGATTCAAAGTATTCTTGCTGATGCTAAAGCAAAAGGTGCTCAAATCATCAGTTGTGCAGAATATGATTCAACTCAAACTGGACGTAGAGTTCCTGTTCAATTGGTACTGAATTGCACCGCAGATATGCGAATCTTACAAGAAGAGCTGTTTGGCCCAGTCTTACCAATTATTGCCTATGATTCTCTGGATGATGCGCTTCAATATATCAAAGCGCATGAAAGACCATTGGCACTGTATTGCTTTAGCCATGATTCAAGCGAATTAGATTTTATTTTAAAAAATACCCATTCAGGCGGTGTAACGGTGAATGATTGGGGGTGGCATGTGGTGAATCATGATGCGCCGTTTGGTGGCATTGGAAATTCAGGTATGGGAACTTATCATGGCGTTGAGGGTTTTAGAGAACTTTCACATGCGAAAACAGTACTCAAACGTCATCGTTTCTTCCCTACGCAATTGTTCTATCCGCCGTATGGCACTTGGATTCAAAAATTGATGATTGGTTATTTTCTAAAAAAAGGCGATCCGAATTTAAAAGAGTGA
- a CDS encoding OsmC domain/YcaO domain-containing protein, with protein MEIKVNYLDNLRQEAKFDDFTVIADQPIRYKGDGSAPGPFDYFLASSALCAAYFVKVYCAARDIPTDNIRLSQNNIVDPENRYKQIFKIQVELPSDISDKDRQGILRSIDRCTVKKVIQNQPEFVIEEVESIDADAQALLMPDLAKENTTYIPGKDLPLEETIANMSGILAGLGMKIEIASWRNIVPNVWSLHIRDAQSPMCFTNGKGSTKESALASALGEFIERLNCNFFYNDQFWGEEIANAEFVHYPDEKWFKPGKKGALPKEILDEYTLEIYNPDNELLGTHLYDTNSGNTERGICSLPFVRQSDGETIYFPSNLIENLYLSNGMSAGNTLAEAQVQCLSEIFERAVKREILEGEIALPDVPEHVLAKYPKIVEGIKGLEEQGFPVLVKDASLGGEFPVMCVTLMNPRTGGVFASFGAHPKLEVALERSLTELLQGRSFEGLNDLPKPTFSSNAVTEPNNYVEHFIDSSGVVSWRFFSSKSDYEFVEWDFTGNGDNEAEAATLFGILEEMGKEVYMAVYQHLGATACRIIVPDYSEIYLVEDLIWDNTNKALLFREDILNIHRLDDEQLEALVERLEEVEVDDYTDIVTLIGIEFDDNTVWGQLTILELKLLIYIALQQFEEAKDLVEQFLQYNTNTVERGLFYQCMNVMLEVELDDDMDLDDYETNFRRMFGDERMDAVIGSLEGSIRFYGLTETSMKLEGLDRHLRLIDSYKKLHHARAKAVGLAG; from the coding sequence ATGGAAATCAAGGTTAATTATCTCGACAATCTTCGTCAAGAAGCCAAGTTCGATGATTTTACCGTCATCGCCGATCAACCGATTCGTTATAAAGGCGATGGTTCTGCACCTGGTCCATTTGACTATTTTCTTGCATCTTCAGCTCTATGCGCTGCGTACTTTGTCAAAGTGTATTGTGCTGCACGTGATATTCCGACAGATAATATCCGTTTATCACAAAATAATATTGTTGATCCTGAAAACCGCTATAAACAAATTTTTAAAATTCAAGTTGAATTACCGTCTGATATTTCGGATAAAGATCGCCAAGGCATTTTGCGTTCAATTGACCGTTGCACGGTTAAAAAAGTCATTCAAAATCAACCTGAATTTGTCATCGAAGAAGTCGAAAGCATTGATGCTGATGCACAAGCTTTGCTCATGCCTGATTTAGCTAAAGAAAATACGACTTATATTCCAGGTAAAGATCTGCCTTTAGAAGAAACCATTGCCAATATGTCTGGGATCTTGGCAGGTTTGGGCATGAAGATCGAAATTGCGTCATGGCGTAATATCGTGCCGAATGTTTGGTCTTTACATATTCGTGATGCACAATCGCCGATGTGTTTTACCAATGGTAAGGGCTCGACTAAAGAAAGTGCTTTAGCTTCAGCTCTGGGTGAGTTCATTGAGCGTTTAAACTGTAATTTCTTCTATAACGATCAGTTTTGGGGTGAAGAGATTGCCAATGCTGAATTTGTGCATTATCCCGATGAGAAATGGTTTAAGCCTGGTAAAAAAGGGGCTTTACCGAAAGAAATTTTAGATGAATATACTTTAGAAATTTATAACCCTGACAATGAGTTACTGGGTACGCATTTATACGATACCAACTCAGGTAATACCGAACGTGGTATTTGCTCATTACCATTTGTCCGTCAATCTGATGGTGAAACGATTTATTTCCCTTCAAACTTGATTGAAAATTTATATCTTAGTAATGGTATGAGTGCAGGCAATACTTTGGCAGAAGCTCAAGTTCAGTGCCTATCTGAAATTTTTGAACGTGCTGTAAAACGTGAAATTTTAGAAGGTGAAATCGCGCTACCTGATGTGCCTGAGCATGTATTAGCCAAATATCCAAAAATTGTCGAAGGGATTAAAGGTTTAGAAGAGCAAGGCTTTCCTGTATTGGTCAAAGATGCATCATTGGGCGGTGAATTCCCTGTAATGTGTGTGACTTTGATGAATCCACGTACAGGTGGTGTATTTGCATCTTTTGGTGCACATCCAAAACTGGAAGTTGCACTTGAACGTAGTTTAACTGAGTTGTTACAAGGTCGTAGTTTTGAAGGTTTGAATGACTTACCAAAACCGACATTTAGCTCAAATGCAGTGACTGAACCGAATAACTATGTAGAGCACTTTATTGATTCAAGTGGTGTAGTGTCTTGGCGTTTCTTTAGCTCAAAATCTGATTATGAATTTGTTGAGTGGGATTTCACTGGCAATGGTGATAATGAGGCCGAAGCTGCGACGCTATTCGGCATTTTGGAAGAAATGGGCAAAGAAGTCTATATGGCGGTGTATCAGCATTTAGGTGCAACAGCTTGTCGTATCATCGTGCCTGATTATTCTGAAATTTATTTGGTTGAAGATTTGATTTGGGACAATACCAATAAAGCTTTGTTATTCCGCGAAGATATTTTAAATATCCATCGTTTGGATGATGAACAATTAGAGGCATTGGTCGAACGTCTGGAAGAAGTTGAAGTCGATGATTACACCGATATCGTGACCTTGATCGGGATTGAATTTGATGACAATACTGTTTGGGGACAATTGACTATTCTTGAATTGAAATTGTTGATTTACATTGCATTACAGCAATTTGAAGAAGCTAAAGATTTGGTTGAGCAATTCTTGCAATACAATACCAATACGGTTGAACGTGGTTTGTTCTATCAATGTATGAATGTCATGCTTGAAGTTGAACTTGATGATGATATGGATTTGGATGATTATGAAACCAATTTCCGTCGTATGTTCGGTGATGAACGTATGGATGCGGTGATCGGTTCATTGGAAGGTAGCATTCGTTTCTATGGTTTAACTGAAACCAGTATGAAACTTGAAGGTTTAGACCGTCATTTGCGTTTAATTGATAGCTATAAGAAATTGCATCATGCGAGGGCTAAAGCTGTAGGTTTAGCTGGCTAA
- the yddG gene encoding aromatic amino acid DMT transporter YddG, which translates to MSKNLATLIGFSAILQWSSIVGLLKKISFSIGADLAVMLMYTLSTIILLVFFKIPDLKLISKKYLVFSTLLFVVYELCFSYAIALAQTAQQAIEVSLVNYLWPSLTVVMLILFKEIKFNIFVIIGLMISLSGIVVIQTGQGDLSWGNILSNVQANPISYILAFLGASLWALYCVVTKKYSDGHNPISFYFIAISLLLWVKYLLSHELSLNALPDFDLITLTYMAIVSLAVALGYAAWNIGIIKGNITILVTLSYFSPVISTVISMFILQTTLSTEFWYGVILVTMGSFVCWISTNWQLLKSKILKSA; encoded by the coding sequence ATGTCAAAAAATCTTGCTACATTGATCGGCTTCAGTGCAATTTTGCAGTGGTCATCGATTGTGGGTTTATTGAAAAAAATCAGTTTCAGTATTGGTGCTGATCTTGCCGTTATGTTGATGTACACACTCAGTACCATCATTTTATTGGTTTTTTTTAAAATTCCAGATTTAAAACTTATTTCAAAGAAATATTTAGTTTTTTCAACACTACTTTTTGTAGTTTATGAATTATGCTTCTCGTATGCGATTGCGCTTGCACAGACGGCACAGCAAGCAATTGAAGTCAGTCTAGTCAATTATCTTTGGCCAAGTTTAACAGTTGTCATGTTGATTTTATTTAAAGAAATTAAATTCAACATCTTCGTTATTATCGGTTTAATGATTAGTTTAAGTGGAATTGTTGTCATACAAACTGGACAAGGTGATCTGAGTTGGGGAAATATTCTTTCCAATGTTCAAGCCAATCCGATCAGTTATATCTTAGCATTTCTAGGTGCGAGCTTATGGGCGCTGTATTGTGTTGTCACCAAAAAATATAGCGATGGACACAATCCGATCTCATTCTATTTTATTGCCATTTCATTATTGCTTTGGGTGAAGTATTTACTTAGCCACGAATTGAGTCTAAATGCGCTACCAGATTTTGATTTGATAACTCTGACTTATATGGCAATCGTATCATTGGCTGTTGCACTTGGCTATGCTGCATGGAATATTGGAATTATCAAAGGAAACATTACCATACTGGTGACGTTGTCTTATTTTAGTCCAGTCATTTCTACTGTTATTTCGATGTTTATTCTACAGACTACACTCTCAACTGAGTTTTGGTATGGCGTCATTTTGGTGACAATGGGTTCATTTGTTTGTTGGATTTCGACCAATTGGCAACTCCTTAAAAGCAAAATATTGAAAAGCGCTTAA
- a CDS encoding DMT family transporter codes for MTSIWILFTLMAAFMQAWRNAFQKQLSQSVDVYGVTLARFIFGFPFAILYISLLYHFQPIQTQVKFTTYFWIYIVIAGLSQIAATALMVQLFKQKNYAIGVGLAKSEAIFAAIIATTLLSDHLTAYGWFGVGLGGLAVFLLSKGRNKEPISLSTLAIGMGSGLCFAITSLLVREASLELTNLPYIHRASWVLLSIIGFQCIGMLVYLILFSRKTLIAMWRKIGLTFKVSVCSFLASLGWFTAMSMQSVAIVKTLGQIEILFSLLISMYFFKEKLAKTEHLGLVLVVIAAILVIWA; via the coding sequence ATGACTTCAATCTGGATTTTGTTTACGCTCATGGCTGCATTTATGCAGGCTTGGCGAAATGCATTTCAAAAACAACTCAGTCAATCAGTTGATGTTTACGGCGTAACTTTAGCGCGATTTATATTTGGTTTTCCTTTCGCAATTTTATATATTTCATTGCTATATCATTTTCAACCCATTCAAACACAGGTTAAATTCACCACATATTTTTGGATTTATATTGTCATTGCAGGACTGAGCCAAATTGCTGCAACGGCACTAATGGTACAACTATTTAAACAAAAAAATTACGCGATTGGTGTCGGTCTAGCAAAAAGTGAAGCGATTTTTGCTGCAATTATCGCCACGACTTTATTAAGTGATCATCTCACAGCTTATGGATGGTTCGGCGTTGGTTTAGGTGGCTTAGCTGTATTTCTATTGAGTAAAGGCAGAAATAAAGAACCTATTTCACTCTCTACTTTAGCAATCGGAATGGGGAGTGGATTGTGTTTTGCCATTACATCATTATTGGTTCGTGAAGCGAGTTTAGAATTAACAAATTTGCCTTATATACATCGTGCTTCATGGGTACTTTTAAGTATTATTGGATTTCAATGCATTGGCATGTTGGTTTATTTGATCTTATTTAGCCGGAAAACATTAATAGCAATGTGGCGAAAAATAGGGCTGACATTTAAAGTAAGTGTCTGTAGCTTCTTGGCTTCACTTGGGTGGTTTACAGCCATGAGTATGCAATCCGTCGCAATTGTTAAAACTTTAGGGCAGATTGAAATTCTATTCAGCTTACTCATTTCAATGTATTTCTTTAAAGAAAAACTTGCTAAAACAGAACACCTTGGCTTAGTTCTGGTTGTAATCGCAGCAATATTGGTGATTTGGGCTTAA